Part of the Lotus japonicus ecotype B-129 chromosome 6, LjGifu_v1.2 genome, atcttcttcattccaggatgaatgcttaacttgctcttgtgaccttcatccataatcaatcttctcaagtcagggttgttaggcacacaaaccctatccttgcaccgtaggatattgtcacttcccaccttgaattctggatccttaccttgacttaccaaatttcttttcccgagcagaaactcatcttgtaactgttggtctcggatttcttctatcaacccattggtaattctgatcatcccgaacttcagttctccctcggataatttcacatccaagctcaaatctcgaaattgctctaacagttgcagctccttcaccatcatcgacgagatgtgcatcttcctgctcaaggcatcagcaacaacattcgcctttccaggatgatattgcagagtgaactcgtaatctttgagaaattccatccaccgacgctgtctcatgtttagctccttctgctcaaacaaatacttcaagctcttatgatcactaaatatggtgaaattgcatccatataagtgatgtctccaaatcttcagcgcaaatacgattgcagctagttccaagtcatgagtcggataattcttctcatgcaccttcagttgtcttgaagcataagcaaccaccttccgatgttgcatcagcacacatcccaaaccttgatgcgaagcatcacagtatacctcataaggttcctccggttgcggtaagacgagtacaggtgacgtcgtcaaccgttccttcatcgtctgaaagctagtctcgcacgcttcggtccatgcaaaaggttggtccttcctcgtcagttgagtcaacggtccaacaatcttcgcgaaattctcgataaagcgacgatagtatcccgccaaaccgacaaaacttctgatctccgtcactgtcttcggccgttcccacgacaatacggtctctacctttgctggatccacagctatcccctccttagagatcacatggcctaagaattttacctctttgagccaaaattcgcacttagaaggattggcatacaactccttctccctcagcacttgtaaaacttgtcgcaagtgctcctcatggtcttcagcattctttgagtagatcagaatgtcgtcgataaacaccacgacgaatcgatccaggaatgtatggaaagtcatattcatgtaagccatgaatattgccggcgcatttgtcaccccgaatggcatcactaagtactcatagtgtccataacgggttctgaatgccgtcttctggatatcctcggtcttgaccctgatttgatgataacccgacttcaggtcgatcttcgagaatattgtagctcctcgtagttgatccatcaaatcatcaatcctaggtaacggatacctattcttgacggttaccttgttcaattgtcggtagtcgacacataatctcgacttcccgtccttcttcttcaccaataagactggcgctccccaaggtgaaacgcttggtcgtatgaatcccttcgacagaagatcttcgagttgggacttcaattccactagctccgcaggtgccatacgatatggtgcaatcgaaatcggccctgttcccggtacgatgtctatagcaaactcaatgtcgcgcacaggcggcaatccaggtacatcgccaggaaaaacatccgtgaattctttcactactggaatactgccaacttctgggttccctttgctctccaagcttagcaaaacagaatactcctgagatccctcgttcaaagcgacgctgatgtgattggcagatagatactcggaaagatccgaatcagggaataccactctctttcggttgcagtccaaaagacaatgatagcgggacaaccaatccattcctaggataacatctaggttcttaagagttaggcatactaggttagcatggtagatcctattgttgtatgttatcggacaatacatgcatgctgaattagcaagtagagtcttggcaggagtagcaactatcagatcgaagctcaaagcagtaataggaagtcttaatctgattgcacaatctctagagataaaagaatgcgttgctccggaatcaaaaagtacggatagaaggttaccgtctatcccgcagtcgcctctaatcagtccatcgactccctcagcatcttcaccatccatggtgtagactctcgccttcgcagcaggacgctttcctctagcagtgttgacggttggttccgcctttggtagcctgcactgtgcagcagtgtgccccaacttgttgcaattgaagcattgaggcctcgtctcgggacaagcacgagcaaagtgccccggcttcccacacttgaagcacgtcagttccctgttctgagtctgacctccagaacctccagcagcacccaccatgggccggtaagatcctgatgcaaaccctctaccagcaggacgctgatacggccccctgttctgaaaccttcccttgttctgattattctgagagcccgacctcatcggccctccagttccagcccggttcaacctccggttcttcatcagctccacttcagtggctttctccaccactgattggaatcgcatgattcccagtggcctcactgagtcctcaatatccgccctcagtccattcacgaagcgcttgcacatgtagcgctcgtcaacatgatcattaaagaattggaaatgcttcgccaaagactccagcttcgaagcaaattccggtacagacatacctccctgacggagtgtcaaaaactgcgcctccctctcatcccgggcacttgtcggaaaatacttttccaagaatgcggtccggaaagagttccagttgacctcttcatggttggcttccatgatccccctggtgcccttccaccagtattcagcatctcccagcagaagataagtcgccatgcccaccttggcaccctctacagtctgcagaacgccgaatatcttctttatctcctgaatccagagatccgctgcgtctggatcagtaccaccagagaactttggtgggttttgcctcctgaagtcattgaggcctttgttctggtccagagttatctctctctgacgttgatgtTGTTcgcgtgcttcttcagtagcacgcctcatggcattatcatttgcctgtgctgttaccgcttgggcctgcgctgttaccgcttgggccatagtggccatcatctcagctagctggttagtattcaccatattctgttaaaggaagcaaacagtcagtacttatcataagatagcatctagcatcactatacaatatgagtaagcaataacttcaatcaattttttaagcgaaaaatcgcttgcagacaatcaattttcactctttgcagagtcacacaacctagcacagaagacctattccccaacaactcccgaaagactcgaccgtgctctgataccacaatgtaacaccccgatttcggtggcgtcactttagtaaccaaaataaacttaatgcggaaaaacgtgaaatatttttttttcgataataactaagacaagactgaattaaataaaacccaaaagccaaAAAGCAATAGAATTAATATAcgatatataaacagcccccgctgtaagtaacaacctcgtcacgagtaacctccagtgacggaaagaaaagtgcgacgcccgtaggcaatatatacaaaccaaatgaaaagggtgaagtgcccgcaacaccatccctcataactgaaaatcagctgacccaatggcctgaaaataagacctcctaagtccaaccaactctctgtgatccccgtaaggaaaccacacaaaaagctataggcggatctaccctgtcccctaagtaacaaatgaagctagactgtcagagctaaaactctactcctacactaatcctaactcgaggagctcataccaacactcaaaactatgtgctagcatgatcgtcgtctgaatcagaatccagaacgaccaagtctactaaccctatccgtcctcccctcgcaaccgcagtgcgctccgatgctggactcacgggcttagggcccgaaccctgatcatcaatgatcgcaacagagggtgcactagaccctgccgaaggcactcccactggaatctcctctgagggatcctcctcctctgaagatgacggtggcggtggtgctcctccgaatcctggtccgcagtgaacgcctggtggcaagttgaagctgatagagcatcgcctcaacactcctgacctcagaagtcctccactatccacgtgatcctccatgatacgccccgaatacgtcgctcggtggctcgcggggtcaaccacccacgacccggggtcgtcctgatcgatcatctcatacctaatcccccccgaagggtggaccatggtgaaccagtccgcaatattcatctgacaaaaggcgttgtccgccaaagcacacacagaagacgcgagggtcaactctaaagaactatgtagataataaacccaatagatacaaataatagatagccacttaggcttataactagagatatcattcctagggttgcatgttccacaaaatcataacgacaataataacaattagcatgttccaagtaagtttatcaaatagcaaccacactcatcaactaagtcagtatgcatgttgcgtgatatgtatgcaggttaacccagtcaaccaatatgcaatccggaacggatggacatcatcggatcagcccttcaccagccacggtggtgccatttcggcccgtgatgtctcttactcccacagggtagtcagatcagcagtaaacccgtaggtctgccatttcggtctgctacaagagacgtctacaaacgctctttcacggcattccgggtcttatgaccattttggaaaccgacgaggtccagagtacgtcctgtgttaatacctcattaatgttgcatgtatgcaaaatgattagtcaaacaacgtctccgacctcactcgacacgtcgccacgtgttctagggaagttaaagtctctaaaagcttaccctaaggtaaagtcgattctgcgaccaaaagacacatagctgctccaacagcaccacaacacacgctgctccaacagcacaataacacacgctgctccaacagcacaacaataaacgctgctccaacagcacaacatcaaacgctgctccaacagcacaacgacaacatactcaacacttggatccgacgacactcctcgttttccaaaattaagatttcacttccaatgccttccttcgaggttgttatcattacttaaagatttagaggttatttaaggtcttatgagttttctttataaaatagattccattttgtcttatcgcaagtcttatacatttgcaggatctcccaatcccaagtcgcttccagaggatgtctcgatccactaaacaaaatcaaggcccgaacctcgttcgtcctatcaaactttctcaaaactctcaaaataaaatcggcatgacctgcccgctattctcaccattcagaatctcagatttccagtgtaaagcatatttaaatcatcacaatcaacaacatgtcatatatcaagaaatctcaacattaacacttagcacttagcatataaagcatgcaccacacatcctagattacccacatagcacatagcatgtaagtcaatcttcaaaaacattcagtagatgaatcatctacattgtcagccgaagcctcagaaaacattttcaatcacacccaatctcagtgcataaacagtaaacaatgtcgaaacatcgaccctaagcattaactagagattcagtgagaagccctcacctgaaggttctccagaatgatcaactagtgcttcctcgcactcaaagtgttgtccctcagagaaatcctcaaaagcacctttacaatgaaaacacagaatactatcagattctatcggaaactaagctatcgatacttactaaggttactcgaagtaatctatactctaaggtacgataatctagcgcgaaagacaagttttcggaaaaaggaaatttcttcctcccccttaatagggctcggccactttggctaattatggggctcgatttttcttcgatcaaacttggttcctatgctttcataagccgtaactaagggtattctgaactcggaaaaattatcggatcaaaaactgtcgcaggggtattttggtcatgatttttaacttaggattttcaaaactgaaatcccaaaaataaaattttgcagggacgtcaccaacgacgtttatgataactaatcctactagcactaagctaaggcgatagtttacagcctaaaggttggaactttactcaaaaactacataaatgggtattttaggctagaattgattccggcggaattccggcgacataacggaaaatctaatccggcagaagtgatcttgggcacatatagaagaggtttagaatcagaaatgaaagattcaggatagttttgcaaaaacccataaactatccactcagaaaactctacagaaaagctatggaaaaagcgatcagaggtaaggattagcgactatacctcgaaaccttgaagcagcgactaacggatcaacgatcaagcaagtaatgaagaaaactcttcttccttcttccttgttgaagctcgcgggtttgaagagagaaaatggaggagaatttgagtttttcttcctttctttgctatatataaaggttggaaattcgcgggaaaatgaaagtttcgcgaatctgatttttccggcgtcattctccatgaattctaagataggttttggcaagggaattcctaagctaaggagatgtctccttgtatttttggcaactaatgcaaagtcggtgcaaagtcggtgtaaaactattttacccgataagttgctttttgcctcgaatgtcggaatagaaaacttccttcggaagaaagattgaaatcatcaagagaaatgggtgtacgcgtgtagaatattcatttgaagctctgaatagataaagtccccgaagtcgggtgattctagggttttgaaataccagggattcggtttcggcaaacttccgatgattggaatcggacgttcgtagatcctagagtttcgcctcgagacgattgtgatatatggaagaagagaagttctaacatttctctgaagatttttggaattaactgccatcgtgcctaaaagtgaaaattagctatatactagggtttctgacctaggtttaagcgtaaaacgttcgtgctataacttttatcgatcataatgcaatccttgaacttttcctgaactttctccttcataaatatatttcatttaataaactttcgttcaggtttcccttcacattacatcaaccctaatcgtgaataagaagtttattcacttagcatgaacttaaaaactcgggccttacaaatATTATATGCATcatcgtcatcatcatctgtTAATGTCCATCGACCCGTCTTCACTTTCCACCTTTACATGTGCTCTTAGAATTACAGAGAGGGCTCTGATTGCGCCTGAGCATTCCATTATTTCTCCACATAGAGTCTAATAACTTTTTCACTTTGTTTCTAGAGCCTACGACACACTTGGACTTCCTCAAAAAATGCATATGTTCAAGCCCTTGTTTTCTCGAATCATCATCTTCAGAGCATAATGAAATCATACCATACACATATTTTGCTTCCTTGTGACCCTTTTGAGCGGCTACCTTAAAGATCTCAAGACCATCAATCTTTCCATTTGGATAATCAAAATATTTTTGCAACCCTTCTCTATACAAGCTCTCCATATTTCCATATTCCTTGCAACGGTTCAAGAACGACGATACTTTGTCATTGGGAAGCCACTGGATTAATGGGAATGTGTCCAAAGAAACTCTACGCCAAACATATCCATCTTCAGCAGCGTCAAGAAAATCTTTGCAACACATTTTGATGGCGTGAAGGTCAATGAAGGAGTGTGAGGCCACGATTGCAAACACATCTATTAACAAGTCTCTTGAAAGTGTTGTTATGGCAGCAGTGGAGCAGGGACCTTTATAATAAGTGCGACGTCTCTTGCTCCTTGCCCTCTTCTCCAATCTTGAATAAGTTTTTTGTGGTGGGTGCTCAACATCAGCAGCTACATGTGCTCTACGAGCGGATGTAGTAGGTGAAACGTGTGGTGCAGAACGATCTGCAAAGTTGTCACCTCTAGCTTTAGCCATATCTGCAAGAAAACAAAGCAATTTAGTCAAAATCTTTATATAGTTAAATTAAGCATTTTTTTACATAAAATTCTAAAGCTACTACATTCTAGTTTCTCTGCTGGTATATATTCTAAGgttaaaaaattagaattagTTGAATTTATTTTAACGACAAAATACTACTTGCTTCTAGTAGCTGGAGCCTTAGAATAAAACTAAAGTAgtacaaataatttttaaatcagATATAGATAAAGCAT contains:
- the LOC130725375 gene encoding uncharacterized protein LOC130725375 — encoded protein: MAKARGDNFADRSAPHVSPTTSARRAHVAADVEHPPQKTYSRLEKRARSKRRRTYYKGPCSTAAITTLSRDLLIDVFAIVASHSFIDLHAIKMCCKDFLDAAEDGYVWRRVSLDTFPLIQWLPNDKVSSFLNRCKEYGNMESLYREGLQKYFDYPNGKIDGLEIFKVAAQKGHKEAKYVYGMISLCSEDDDSRKQGLEHMHFLRKSKCVVGSRNKVKKLLDSMWRNNGMLRRNQSPLCNSKSTCKGGK